In one window of Xiphophorus hellerii strain 12219 chromosome 23, Xiphophorus_hellerii-4.1, whole genome shotgun sequence DNA:
- the sesn4 gene encoding sestrin-3, with amino-acid sequence MIICTSKMEYPLISQCKRVQNQGMVNGEKERVSLLFMKTLVSRGSVDAVSQQMASHPQYLESFLRTQHYILHMDGPLPLPYRHYIAIMAAARYHCSYLVCLHSAQFLRAGGDPLWLQSLEAAPPRLRLLDHINKVLAHQPWLAAGSHIQSLLKAGEQCWSLAELVQAVVILAHCHSLCSFVFGCDTDSDLAHLAKSPNGTPPTFCPFDAANGNANVPQSLRQPSEHITRRRSLDSSCDMVCLKERIQKSQEEQEKREERLLQAQTLQQTDVEDEEEMLCFADPSRFITDPDFCYQEFARRDEDHLQVLRVQDYSWEVHGFSLINRLYSDIGHLLDDRFRSVTSLPSLHSSDLKRAIWNYIHYVLGIRYDDYDYVEVNQLLERDLKLYIKAVACFPDVTKTPVCPLSWTLLKASERIHVNLLIMEARLQAELLYAMRAITRYMIA; translated from the exons GGGATGGTGAACGGCGAGAAGGAGCGCGTGTCCTTGCTGTTTATGAAGACACTGGTCAGCAGGGGGAGCGTGGACGCCGTGTCGCAGCAGATGGCGTCCCACCCCCAGTATCTGGAGAGCTTCCTGCGCACACAGCACTACATCCTGCACATGGACGGCCCCCTGCCGCTGCCGTACCGCCATTACATCGCCATCATG GCGGCGGCCCGTTATCACTGCAGCTACCTGGTGTGCCTGCACTCGGCCCAGTTCCTGAGGGCCGGCGGGGACCCGCTGTGGTTGCAGAGTCTGGAAGCGGCTCCACCTCGTCTTCGCCTGCTTGACCACATAAACAAGGTGCTGGCTCACCAGCCCTGGCTCGCCGCCGGCTCCCACATCCAG TCGCTGCTGAAGGCCGGTGAGCAGTGCTGGTCGCTGGCCGAACTGGTGCAGGCCGTGGTCATCCTGGCCCACTGCCACTCGCTCTGCAGCTTCGTCTTCGGCTGCGACACGGACTCGGACCTCGCCCACCTCGCCAAATCTCCCAACGGCACCCCGCCGACCTTCTGCCCCTTCGATGCTGCCAACGGCAACGCCAACGTGCCTCAGTCGCTCAGGCAACCCTCCGAACATATCACACGGCGACGG TCTTTGGACTCGAGCTGCGACATGGTTTGCCTGAAGGAGAGGATCCAGAAGTCccaggaggagcaggagaagAGAGAGGAGCGTCTCCTGCAGGCACAGACTCTCCAGCAAACAG ATgtggaagacgaggaggagaTGCTGTGCTTCGCCGATCCGTCACGTTTCATCACAGACCCCGACTTCTGCTACCAGGAGTTCGCCCGGCGGGACGAGGATCACCTCCAGGTGCTCAGAGTTCAG gattaCTCCTGGGAAGTCCACGGCTTCTCCCTGATCAACAGATTGTACTCGGACATCGGTCACCTGCTGGATGACAGGTTCCGGAGCGTCACGTCGCTCCCGTCGCTGCACAGCTCCGACCTGAAGAGAGCCATCTGGAATTACATCCATTATGTGTTAGGAATACG TTATGATGACTATGACTACGTGGAGGTGAACCAGCTGCTGGAGCGAGACCTGAAGCTGTACATCAAGGCTGTGGCTTGTTTTCCAGACGTCACTAAAACCCCGGTGTGTCCGCTGAGCTGGACTCTGCTGAAAGCCTCAGAACGG ATACACGTCAACTTGCTGATCATGGAGGCCCGGCTGCAGGCGGAGCTTCTTTACGCAATGAGAGCCATCACACGGTATATGATCGCCTGA